From the genome of Cololabis saira isolate AMF1-May2022 chromosome 4, fColSai1.1, whole genome shotgun sequence:
CCTGATTTTAAGGTTTATTTATTCCAGTTACATCACACGTCCATCCGTCTGGAAAGCACAGATTTATCACAAACAAACCAATGAACTTAATGTGGAGCCTTTTTCTCAGTCAGatgtcaagctatcattttagtttttattagttttagtcaagttcattctcctttcagtcgtgtcaagtttcagtcgactaaaagtctattttagtcagaattgtccattttagtctattAGAGATGACTCTCAGTTTCAATTCTCTCTTATCGTCAGTATCAGTAAAACCTCTTTCTTCAACCTCAGGAGTTTTGACAAAGTCCTTCAGGAAAAATGGGTGAAAGAATGTATTTCATGATTAGTggtgttttaataaagtttctgtctacagattcagaggtcggtgtttgtggttcatgtctctgaatgactgaagtccagaagatggatgattgtgtggagaaagaggaggagagaccagagtctccaggatccacCAGTGTCTCTATGAAGAGTGACTGGTCCAATGAAAAACCTCCAGACTTCAGTGAAGAACCTGGACCTTCAGACACAAAGTAAGACAACTGTTGCTACCTGATTTTATGACTCATCAtgactttatattttctgtaTGTGCTGGTTTATTTGAAGTTTTAGTTTATTCAAACATCACTCACTCCTTCTGGTTCCTGTTTTTCCACCACGGAGTCTTCTGTGTTCCTCAACCACGTGGTCCTGCTGGTTCAGAGACCAGAGtggttttctgcatcactctgtgagaggattttcctaatctttgcaatattacggagatggaaaaatgctattttacaaacctgattgacatatggtttaaacgacaaatcctgatcgaaaataacacccaggtttctcacagttgcactggaagccatcgcaacaccatctaatcccttcctaagatgctctggaccaagaatgataacctctgttttatctgaatttagaagcaggaactTTCCGGCCATCTGGTCCTTGATGTCATATCCCCTATCTTTTGGACGCTGGTTCTTCAGACGGAGCACAGACCAGTCGGCTTCATCGGAAAATCTGGGATCCAGAACAAACTCTCCACAAGGTGAGACCGTCCATccgtctggatctggaccctagtggtctgtagaggacctgcaggtctggatctggaccctagtggtctgtagaggacctgcaggtctggatctggaccctagtggtctgtagaggacctgcaggtctggatctggaccctagtggtctgtagaggacctgcaggtctggatctggaccctagtggtctgtagaggacctgcaggtctggatctggaccctagtggtctgtagaggacctgcaggtctggatctggaccctagtggtctgtagaggacctgcaggtctggatctggaccctagtggtctgtagaggacctgcaggtctggatctggaccctagtggtctgtagaggacctgcaggtctggatctggaccctagtggtctgtagaggacctgcaggtctggatctggaccctagtggtctgtagaggacctgcaggtctggatctggaccctagtggtctgtagaggacctgcaggtctggatctggaccctagtggtctgtagaggacctgcaggtctggatctggaccctagtggtctgtagaggacctgcaggtctggatctggaccctagtggtctgtagaggacctgcaggtctggatctggacccccCTCTCAACTCTTCATTCTGTTTTTCAGCAGATGCTGGTCTGCAGCAGGTCCTAGATGAACATAAGACCAGTCTGAGGAGCAGATGTGAACATGTGACTGAAGGAACTGATGAAACAGGAAGTAGAACCCCCCTCAACaagatctacacggagctcttcATCACAGAGGGACTGAGTGAAGAGGTTGATACCCAACATGAGGTGAGGCAGCTGGAGACAGCTTCCAGGATGAAGAGCCACCATGACACTCCAATCAGGTGCCAGGACATCTTTAAAGCCTTACCTGGCCAACGTGGAGCCATCAGAGTGGTTCTGACCAACGGCGTCGCTGGCGCTGGGAAAACCTTCTCGGTTCAGAAGTTCTCTCTGGACTGGGCCGAGGGCTGGGAGAACCAAGACGTCACCGTGGTGATTCTGCTCTCGTTCAGGGAGCTGCACCTGATCGGAGATGAGCAGCTCAGTCTTCTCAGGCTGATCCAGGTTTTCCATCCATCGTTACAGAAGctcacagcagagcagctggctaccgggaaaccgttgttcatctttgacggcctGGATGAAAGCAGACGTTCCCTGGACTTCAACAACGGTCCGGTCGTGTCTGACTTCACACAGAGCTCATCGCTCAACGTGCTGCTGACCAACCTCAtccaggggaacctgcttccctcagctctcatctggatcacttccagacctgcagcagccaatcagatccctcacaaacacgtggacaggctgacagaagtacgaggcttcaccgacggccagaaggaggaatacttcaggaggaggttcagggatgaagagcggtccagcagcatcgtctctcacatgaagacatccagaaccctccacatcatgtgtcaactcccggtcttctgctggatcactgctacagttctggaccacatgttgaccacagagcagagaggagagctgcccaagaccctgactgacatgttctcccacttcctggtggtccagaccaagaggaagaagaacaagtaccaggagggacatgagacgagtccacaggagctgacggaggctgacagggaccttctcctgaagctggggaggctggcgtttgaacatctggagaaaggaaacatcatgttctaccaagaagacctggagcagtgtggtctggatgtcccagaggcctcggtgtactcaggagtttgtacccagatcttcaggagagagtgtgaggtcttccagaaacccgtctactgctttgttcatctgagcATCCAGGAGTTCCTGGCTGCAGTCTACGTGTTCCACTGTTGGTCCACCTGGAACACAGATGTGCTGGAGAACTTCCTGGGAGGAGACTACACATACTCATCTCTGGATGACTTCCTGAAGACAGTCATGCAGAAATCCCTGGAGAGTAAAAATGGCCACCTGGACCTGTTTGTCCGCTTCCTTCATGGTCTTTCTGTGGAGTCCAACCAGAGACTGTTAGGAGTTCTGCTGGACCAGACGGAGAACGATCCAGAAACCATCCAGAGAGTCATCAACAACCTGAAGGAGATGAACACTGACAGAATCTCTCCTGGCAATATCTCTCCTGACAGAAGCATCAACATGTTCCAGTGTCTGATGGAGATGAACGACCTCTCAGTTCATCAGCAGATCCAAGAgttcctgaagtcagagaacagatcagagcAGGAACTCTCTGAGATCCAGTGTTCAGCTCTGGCCTACATGCTGCAGATGTCGGAGGAGGTTCTGGATGAGTTGGACATGGAGAAGTACAACACAACACCAGAGGGTCGACGGAGACTGATTCCAGCTGTGAGGAACTGCAGAAAGGCTCGGTGAGTCCAGATGGATCAATAACACCATCAGTTAGTGTAAATTAGCAGTTTAGTTCTTTAAATCTTGTTTTGATCTTCAAATTAAAACTTTTGAAGTcggatgtgtttgttttattctggttCACCTCAAGTCACCTCAACCAGAGGTTCATGTTTCAAACACTTGATATAGTTGATGTTTCTGCTGCTCAGAGATGAATCTGTGTAACGGAGAAAGATGAAACATCAGAACCACTGGGGGATTTTGTGGACACATGTACTTGGTCAGAGACCTTAGTTCTAGTAACTCTGGTTCTGTGATCTCCTGCACCGTCCTGTAACTCCGGTGGGGGGTTACTTTCCTCACACTTTAAGAGGAGAGCAGTTGGACTTGTTAttgtcatcccgctgctgcttccacatgactgctgtgtgctgctgacgcccccccccccccccccccccccccacctctggtcatcccgctgctgcttccacctgcctgctgtgtgctgttgccgtccctgactcccccagtctggccctcggcaggagggtccccccttatgatcctggtcctgctcaaggtttcttccctcctaaaggggagtttttccttgccactgtttggcttaaggcttttctcccactaggggagtttttacctgccattgtttatataataattgctcggggtttatgtttatgttcatgtttatgttcatgttctggatctctggaaagcgtctagagacatctgttgtattagacgctatataaataaaattgaattgaatttaattattgGTTCCTGAAGACTTTTCACCCTCATCCAAGAGTCGACACAGATATGAAGGCTTGAAATCCCATGATCCTCCATAAACTGCTGGTCGTACCAGACCGAGACTCTAGATGGAAAAGCTCTGAATGTGACGAGTGCAGCTTCATTGATTATGAATGAAAGTTTGTCTGAGACAGAAGGGGacaggtgtttgtgttgttgctgTAGAGGAGAGCAGCATGAAGACGTTTACAGCTTCATACGAGAACTGTCGTCTGGATATCAGAGCAGAACAGCACAATTCAGTCTCCTTCATCAATCTCTGATCAATGCTGAAGTCTCTGTGAGAGCAAAGTCTCCTTTAACAGACCTGaacataaaatacaagaaaaactaATCCAGGTGTCAGAAAAACACTAAATATAGCTTAAAAGCTTGAACATCTTTTATCTGGATACTTGATAAAAGTTCAGCTCCACACTGGTTCACTTTCACTCAAGATGTTCAGAGTGAAAAATGTCCAAGAATAAATGAGTTTATGTCCTAAATGCGATGTTTTCGGATGACTCTGACAGACGTAGACGTTAATGAAGCCGGTTccctccttcatctgcagatcCAGACAAAGTCTGCAGATGTTAACAGAGGTTCAGTCTGGCTTTAACTCACACTTTATtactttgtttatttgtttatttattgagatccccattagctgcagcagaaactgcagctattcttcctggggtcttaacaagaaaatgcaatacaaaagaaaacaacatagagaaaaaaaaaaacttaaaaaaataaaaacacagaaagagcaaaaagaaaaaaaatatgtatacaaAATCAAGATATCTTAAGGATCAAGACAAGAACAGAAACCAAGTCAACTATATCCTCCCCACATATACCTAATATATACctcatatatacattatatatacacatatatacatacacacatatacacacacacatatacccaTCATATAATACTCTATCATATTCAACATTCCAAGTCAAATTCTATATTATATtcacagacatatatatatatatatacacacacacacacacatacacatccaCACATACATAAGATGGCCGCCACCATGCTCTACTGAGAAGTTTGTTTGTTGGATTTCATCAAAAGTAAGATAATTCTTTGGAAATATTGTTCAAAGCCAGTGGTGTTTGATGTTTAAAAG
Proteins encoded in this window:
- the LOC133442121 gene encoding protein NLRC3-like, whose amino-acid sequence is MTEVQKMDDCVEKEEERPESPGSTSVSMKSDWSNEKPPDFSEEPGPSDTKSRNFPAIWSLMSYPLSFGRWFFRRSTDQSASSENLGSRTNSPQADAGLQQVLDEHKTSLRSRCEHVTEGTDETGSRTPLNKIYTELFITEGLSEEVDTQHEVRQLETASRMKSHHDTPIRCQDIFKALPGQRGAIRVVLTNGVAGAGKTFSVQKFSLDWAEGWENQDVTVVILLSFRELHLIGDEQLSLLRLIQVFHPSLQKLTAEQLATGKPLFIFDGLDESRRSLDFNNGPVVSDFTQSSSLNVLLTNLIQGNLLPSALIWITSRPAAANQIPHKHVDRLTEVRGFTDGQKEEYFRRRFRDEERSSSIVSHMKTSRTLHIMCQLPVFCWITATVLDHMLTTEQRGELPKTLTDMFSHFLVVQTKRKKNKYQEGHETSPQELTEADRDLLLKLGRLAFEHLEKGNIMFYQEDLEQCGLDVPEASVYSGVCTQIFRRECEVFQKPVYCFVHLSIQEFLAAVYVFHCWSTWNTDVLENFLGGDYTYSSLDDFLKTVMQKSLESKNGHLDLFVRFLHGLSVESNQRLLGVLLDQTENDPETIQRVINNLKEMNTDRISPGNISPDRSINMFQCLMEMNDLSVHQQIQEFLKSENRSEQELSEIQCSALAYMLQMSEEVLDELDMEKYNTTPEGRRRLIPAVRNCRKARFVDCYLSETHCEVVASALKSNPSHLTQLDLSQNWYLGDPGVKVLSGGLESPNCRLETLRLVWCRLSEISCSSLVSALKSNPSHLKLLDLSNNENLQDSGVKHLCGFLESPDCRLETLRLKDCGLSKISCSSLVSALKSNPSHLKLLDLSINDLQAADVKQLSDLVESPDFQLQTLRWR